The Desulfonatronum thiosulfatophilum DNA segment GTTATTGTGAGATAGCCCATAGCCCATAGCCCATAGCCCATAGCCCATAGCCCATAGCCCCATCACCCAACCACACCATTTCGCGGACAAAGATCCTCCAGCACGCACTCGGAACATAGCGGCTTGCGTGCCCGGCAGATCTCCCGGCCGTAGAGGACCAGAAGATGGTTGATCTCGCCCCATTGTTCTCGTGGAAAAAGCTGCATCATGTCCCGTTCGATGATCGTTGGATTGGTGGAGATGGTCAGTCCCAGGCGAAAGGACAGGCGGCGGACGTGGGTGTCCACGGCAATGCCTTCGTGTTTATGGAACGCATTGGACAGGACGATGTTCGCGGTCTTGCGGGCCACACCGGGCAGGGTGAGCAGTTCCGCCATGGTTTCCGGGACCCGGCCGTCATATTCATGGACGATAATTCTTGCCGTCGCAACCAGGTTCTTGGCTTTCTGGCGGAAAAAACCGGTGGAACGCACCA contains these protein-coding regions:
- the nth gene encoding endonuclease III, whose product is MQPTLQQRCTKIYQRLHARYRLPASMLEWHNPWELLVATVLAAQCTDARVNMVTPVFFRRWPGPAELSTAPVAEVEQMVRSTGFFRQKAKNLVATARIIVHEYDGRVPETMAELLTLPGVARKTANIVLSNAFHKHEGIAVDTHVRRLSFRLGLTISTNPTIIERDMMQLFPREQWGEINHLLVLYGREICRARKPLCSECVLEDLCPRNGVVG